The genomic window AGGGCTGATCAAGCGCATGATCGCGAGGGCAACGGTCGATTTGCCACAGCCAGATTCGCCGACCAAAGCCAATGTTTGTCCGGCAGCAAGGCTGAGACTGACATCTCTGACGGCTGGCACTTCGCCCTTGTCAGTGAAGAAAGAGACTGACAGGTTGTGAATATCTAACAGCGACTCATTCCCTGGCACGGTTATCGCCTCCGCAGCTTGGGGTTGAGCGCTTCTCGCAGCCCTTCGCCCACCAGATTGAATGCTAATACTACGATGAGAATGGCAAAGCCTGGAATGAAGAACAGCCACGGCGCATCAAAGATAAAATCCTTCCCATCCGAGAGAATATTTCCCCAGGTGGCGTACGGAGGGCGAACCCCAAATCCCAGGAAGCTCAGTCCTGATTCAGTGAGAATCGCTGAAGCGACGCCGATCGTTGCCGACACGAGAACCGGCGCGATAGCGTTTGGCACCATATGACGAAAGATAATGCGTCGTTCTGGTAGACCAAGGGCTTGGGCAGCAACGACAAAATCTTGCTCGCGCAAAGCGAGGAACTCAGCACGCACGAGGCGAGCGGTTCCCATCCAACTGGTGAGACCGATCACAATCATGATGTTGTAAATACTCGGCGGTAAAAGTGCGACAACCGTGAGAATCAGGAAAAATGTGGGAAAGCACAACATGATGTCGGTGAAGCGCATGATTAATGTATCAACTGAAATCACTCCCAGTTTTATGTTGCCGTAAAAACCCGCGAGTCCACCTAAAGAGATACCAATCAACATCGAAAGCCCAACAGCGATAAAGCCGATTGAGAGCGAGACGAACGAGCCTTGCAGGATGCGCGCAAACACATCGCGGCCAAGCTCATCAGTTCCCA from Deltaproteobacteria bacterium includes these protein-coding regions:
- a CDS encoding ABC transporter permease, whose product is MVNVTTTTVEPIDLPVSETPWQEFWRIFRKDHLAMAGLIVLGLLLIAALAGKALTEWMVVFDPATVRLPDKFQAPLTAASAQIPVADRPMFGLYLLGTDELGRDVFARILQGSFVSLSIGFIAVGLSMLIGISLGGLAGFYGNIKLGVISVDTLIMRFTDIMLCFPTFFLILTVVALLPPSIYNIMIVIGLTSWMGTARLVRAEFLALREQDFVVAAQALGLPERRIIFRHMVPNAIAPVLVSATIGVASAILTESGLSFLGFGVRPPYATWGNILSDGKDFIFDAPWLFFIPGFAILIVVLAFNLVGEGLREALNPKLRRR